One window from the genome of Bombus huntii isolate Logan2020A unplaced genomic scaffold, iyBomHunt1.1 ctg00000062.1, whole genome shotgun sequence encodes:
- the LOC126876037 gene encoding omega-amidase NIT2-A-like codes for MPEIEGDKLYNTCTIWGPDGTLIAKHRKVHLFDIDIPNKITFRESDSLSPGNSLTTFDVKGCKIGIGICCDIRFEEMARIYRNKGCQMLIYPAAFNMTTGPLHWSLLQRFRANDNQLYVACISPARVP; via the exons atgcctgaaatagagggcgataaattgtacaatacctgtactatttggggtcccgatggaactttgatagcaaaacaccgaaag gtacatctattcgacatcgacattcctaataagattacttttcgagagagtgattcactcagtcctggtaactccctaacgacgttcgatgtgaagggctgcaaaataggtattggcatttgctgtgatattagattcgaggaaatggcacgcatttatcggaacaaag gttgccaaatgctgatatatccagcggcattcaatatgaccactggaccactgcactggtcattacttcagcgtttcagagcgaatgataatcaattatacgttgcctgcatatcaccggctcgtgttccttaa